In a single window of the Paenibacillus sp. MMS20-IR301 genome:
- the pheS gene encoding phenylalanine--tRNA ligase subunit alpha: MKEKLEALKAEALAKLQEVTDPQVLNDLRVKYLGKKGELTEVLRGMGGLSAEERPVIGQVANLVRSAIEEVIGGKQEIFQQQETQNRLNAEKVDVTLPGRGLPQGGIHPLTRVVQEIEDIFIGMGYQIAEGPEVETDYYNFEALNLPKNHPARDMQDSFYLTEDILMRTQTSPVQIRTMQAMNGETPVKVICPGKVFRRDDDDATHSFQFHQIEGLVVGRNIRMSDLKGTLQQFMKEMFGPSAGIRLRPSFFPFTEPSVEVDVSCFKCGGEGCRLCKQSGWLEILGAGMVHPNVLRMGGYDPEVYSGFAFGVGAERIAMLKYGIDDIRYFYTNDMGFVKQFKGI; the protein is encoded by the coding sequence ATGAAAGAGAAATTGGAGGCACTAAAGGCTGAGGCATTGGCTAAGCTGCAGGAAGTAACAGATCCGCAGGTTCTGAATGATTTGCGCGTCAAGTATCTGGGGAAAAAGGGTGAGCTGACCGAGGTTCTGCGCGGAATGGGCGGACTTAGCGCCGAAGAGCGTCCGGTTATCGGCCAGGTGGCCAATCTGGTGCGCAGCGCGATTGAAGAGGTTATCGGCGGAAAGCAGGAAATATTCCAGCAGCAGGAGACGCAGAACCGCCTGAATGCGGAGAAGGTGGATGTAACCCTGCCGGGCCGCGGCCTGCCGCAGGGCGGAATTCATCCGCTGACCCGGGTGGTCCAGGAGATCGAGGATATCTTCATCGGCATGGGCTATCAGATTGCGGAAGGCCCGGAGGTGGAGACGGACTATTATAACTTCGAGGCACTTAATCTGCCAAAGAACCATCCGGCCCGTGACATGCAGGATTCCTTCTATCTTACAGAAGACATTCTGATGCGCACGCAGACTTCCCCTGTGCAGATCCGCACCATGCAGGCTATGAATGGCGAAACTCCGGTTAAAGTCATCTGTCCGGGCAAAGTATTCCGCCGTGATGATGATGATGCGACGCACTCCTTCCAGTTCCATCAGATCGAGGGCCTTGTAGTCGGCCGCAATATCCGCATGAGTGACCTGAAGGGCACCCTGCAGCAGTTCATGAAGGAGATGTTCGGACCCAGTGCAGGCATCCGCCTGCGCCCAAGCTTCTTTCCGTTCACCGAGCCAAGCGTTGAAGTCGATGTCAGCTGCTTCAAATGCGGCGGCGAAGGCTGCCGGCTGTGCAAGCAGAGCGGCTGGCTGGAAATTCTCGGCGCCGGCATGGTGCATCCGAACGTGCTGCGCATGGGCGGCTATGACCCTGAAGTGTACAGCGGCTTCGCCTTCGGCGTTGGCGCTGAACGGATCGCGATGCTGAAGTATGGCATTGACGACATCCGCTACTTCTACACGAATGATATGGGCTTTGTGAAGCAGTTCAAGGGGATTTAG
- a CDS encoding efflux RND transporter periplasmic adaptor subunit produces MKKKKKIIISSAVVVIAIAGVLSYVFWPDSGKQVNAAPLNTSAVTKGDILVGVSGSGSVSAINSESIRTKEAGEVDTVMVKKGDVVKKGDVLITFVAADMEDKLKTAEKSLANLKTELANKQENYKTLAMNNGSDEELESAKTAIDKANSDIAEQQESIADIHEDMVPPDPLTAPIDGTITAVNITDGEQAQNGSELFTMTDYVNLSVTVQVDELDIPQIKLDQASTITLDALEDKEFAGKVIDIAKEGTSSNGVSLFNVTVGLNDSEGVLVGMSAEVAITIEEKTDILTVPIEAVSEVGGKYFVNVPVSEGDTGAAAGSSDAAGGQAPSGDESGGQFPSGDAAGGPPSGDMAGSQAAGGEWQGGEGQSGGRGARGGGYGGGFTGGTAGGRTGTSTASGQKRVAVEVGIHNESSIEIVSGLNEGDEVIIPTVISTGSSSSQQTQMQGGMGGGFGGGMTGGFSGGGGMPSGGGGGGFSGGGGGR; encoded by the coding sequence ATGAAAAAGAAGAAGAAAATTATTATCTCCTCAGCTGTTGTTGTCATTGCTATTGCAGGTGTTTTGAGCTATGTATTCTGGCCGGATTCGGGCAAGCAGGTGAATGCCGCTCCGCTGAATACCTCTGCTGTAACTAAAGGGGATATTCTCGTCGGAGTCTCGGGCTCCGGTTCAGTCTCGGCGATCAACAGTGAGAGCATCCGCACCAAGGAAGCCGGTGAAGTGGATACGGTAATGGTTAAGAAAGGTGATGTTGTCAAGAAAGGCGATGTGCTGATCACCTTCGTAGCGGCGGATATGGAGGATAAGCTGAAGACAGCCGAGAAGTCCCTGGCTAATCTCAAGACAGAGCTTGCGAACAAGCAGGAAAATTACAAGACACTGGCGATGAATAACGGCTCGGATGAAGAGCTGGAGTCGGCCAAAACGGCCATCGACAAGGCTAACAGTGACATTGCCGAGCAGCAGGAATCCATTGCCGATATTCATGAGGACATGGTTCCGCCGGACCCGCTCACTGCGCCTATTGACGGAACAATTACCGCAGTTAACATTACAGACGGCGAGCAGGCCCAGAACGGTTCTGAGCTGTTCACTATGACTGACTATGTGAACTTAAGTGTAACCGTGCAGGTAGACGAGCTGGATATCCCCCAGATTAAGCTCGATCAGGCGTCAACAATTACCCTTGATGCTCTTGAGGATAAGGAGTTCGCCGGCAAGGTTATTGATATCGCCAAAGAAGGAACCTCTTCTAACGGTGTCTCCTTATTCAATGTTACAGTCGGGCTGAATGACTCGGAGGGTGTGCTTGTCGGCATGTCCGCAGAAGTGGCAATTACGATTGAAGAGAAAACGGATATTCTGACCGTTCCGATTGAAGCGGTATCTGAAGTGGGCGGCAAATATTTCGTAAATGTGCCTGTGAGCGAAGGCGACACAGGTGCAGCAGCAGGCAGCAGCGATGCTGCTGGCGGCCAGGCCCCTAGCGGGGATGAATCCGGCGGCCAGTTCCCAAGCGGAGATGCAGCAGGCGGTCCTCCAAGCGGCGATATGGCTGGCAGTCAGGCTGCCGGCGGGGAATGGCAGGGCGGCGAAGGCCAAAGCGGCGGCAGAGGCGCACGCGGTGGCGGTTACGGCGGCGGGTTCACAGGCGGCACAGCCGGCGGCAGAACCGGTACCAGCACAGCATCCGGCCAGAAGCGGGTTGCCGTTGAAGTGGGCATTCACAATGAGAGCAGCATCGAAATTGTCAGCGGCTTAAATGAAGGGGATGAGGTTATTATCCCAACTGTCATCTCGACAGGCAGCTCTTCCAGCCAGCAGACCCAGATGCAGGGCGGCATGGGCGGCGGCTTCGGCGGCGGTATGACCGGCGGCTTCAGCGGCGGCGGCGGAATGCCTTCCGGCGGTGGCGGCGGCGGGTTCAGCGGAGGTGGTGGTGGACGATGA
- a CDS encoding ABC transporter ATP-binding protein, translating to MSSSQPLIRVINLQHSYTMAGESMTILKGLTFNIDYGEFVAIIGPSGSGKSTLMNMLGCLDVANEGDYFLDGQEIRKLSDNRLAQIRNEKIGFIFQNFNLLPKLSAVENVELPLIYRGMSHRERREIATSALVRVGLESRIDHRPSELSGGQQQRVAIARALAGAPPILLADEPTGALDSKTGKEVLEMIKELNQQGHTIILITHDLEIAEQAKRIIRIQDGDLVEDRRVSQS from the coding sequence ATGAGTTCCTCACAACCGTTAATCCGGGTTATAAATCTGCAGCACAGCTATACAATGGCCGGAGAATCGATGACGATCCTCAAGGGCCTCACCTTCAACATTGATTACGGTGAATTCGTTGCCATCATCGGACCCTCGGGCTCAGGGAAGTCCACTCTGATGAACATGCTGGGCTGCCTTGATGTGGCAAATGAAGGGGATTATTTCCTGGACGGCCAGGAGATCCGCAAATTGTCAGATAACAGACTGGCGCAAATCCGCAATGAGAAGATCGGTTTCATCTTCCAGAACTTCAATCTGCTGCCGAAATTATCGGCAGTAGAGAATGTGGAGCTGCCTCTGATCTACCGGGGAATGTCGCATCGCGAGCGCCGGGAAATCGCCACAAGTGCCCTCGTCAGAGTGGGCCTGGAGAGCAGAATTGATCACCGTCCGTCCGAGCTGTCCGGAGGTCAGCAGCAGCGTGTGGCTATCGCCCGCGCTCTTGCCGGCGCTCCCCCGATTCTCCTTGCCGATGAACCTACCGGTGCGCTCGATTCCAAGACAGGCAAGGAAGTTCTGGAGATGATCAAGGAGCTTAATCAGCAAGGACACACTATTATACTGATCACGCATGACCTTGAAATCGCCGAGCAGGCTAAACGGATTATCCGGATTCAGGATGGTGATCTTGTAGAGGATCGGAGAGTGTCCCAATCATGA
- a CDS encoding ABC transporter permease: MMLYQSMKMAFKSILSSKIRAFLTMLGIIIGVSSVIALVSVGQGTTSQITESLSSLGTNQLTVNIMGRGATTSLTYEEALALKEIEGVENVSPVISGNVTAKNGTENVSVSVEGITPAYEDVQDFHVQSGRFLLEIDTEYRQKVALIGSDTAEDLFGTDDPVGQKVQLNGSSFKIVGLLESKGSTSGGSSDEKILIPISTAERFLQSKGVRSITITTTSNDNVEDVKTKLESTLDAKFSGAENSYSVFDSQEMLETVNETSATLSLALGGIAGISLFVGGIGIMNIMIVSVNERTREIGIRKAIGAKKMNIMMQFMIESVVLSGTGGLIGVGLGLGASWAVGKYSTLNVATSWNMVLISFCFSLIIGVVFGMIPANKAARMRPIYALRSE, translated from the coding sequence ATGATGCTGTATCAGAGTATGAAAATGGCCTTCAAGAGCATCCTCAGCAGTAAAATAAGAGCATTCCTCACGATGCTGGGCATAATTATCGGGGTCTCCTCTGTTATTGCCCTTGTCTCTGTCGGGCAGGGGACAACTTCGCAAATCACAGAGTCCTTGAGCTCCCTCGGGACCAACCAGCTGACAGTCAACATTATGGGACGCGGCGCTACCACTTCCCTAACCTATGAGGAGGCCTTAGCTCTCAAAGAGATTGAAGGAGTCGAGAATGTGTCTCCTGTAATCAGCGGCAATGTTACTGCCAAGAACGGAACAGAGAACGTCTCTGTATCCGTAGAGGGAATTACACCTGCCTATGAGGATGTTCAGGATTTCCATGTCCAATCCGGAAGGTTCCTGCTGGAGATTGATACAGAATACCGCCAGAAGGTCGCTTTAATCGGATCAGATACGGCAGAGGATCTGTTTGGTACGGATGATCCTGTCGGCCAGAAGGTCCAGCTTAACGGCAGCAGCTTCAAAATCGTCGGCCTGCTCGAGAGCAAAGGCTCCACCAGCGGCGGCTCCAGCGATGAGAAAATCCTGATTCCGATATCTACGGCAGAACGTTTTCTCCAGAGCAAGGGGGTCCGCTCCATTACAATCACCACAACCTCAAATGACAATGTGGAGGATGTAAAAACCAAGCTGGAGTCCACCCTGGATGCCAAGTTCAGCGGTGCCGAGAACTCCTACTCGGTATTCGATTCGCAGGAAATGCTGGAAACAGTGAATGAGACCAGTGCTACACTCTCTCTGGCACTCGGCGGCATCGCCGGGATCTCATTATTTGTCGGCGGCATAGGTATAATGAACATAATGATTGTCTCCGTAAATGAGCGGACGCGTGAGATTGGTATCCGTAAAGCAATTGGGGCTAAGAAAATGAACATTATGATGCAGTTCATGATAGAGTCGGTAGTCCTGAGCGGAACAGGAGGTCTGATAGGAGTCGGCCTGGGACTTGGCGCAAGCTGGGCTGTCGGGAAATATTCCACTTTAAATGTGGCGACATCCTGGAATATGGTACTGATCTCCTTCTGCTTCTCCTTGATCATCGGAGTAGTCTTCGGGATGATTCCCGCCAATAAGGCAGCAAGAATGCGGCCGATTTACGCGCTCAGAAGCGAATAA
- a CDS encoding sensor domain-containing diguanylate cyclase, which produces MAFFSENSSTRRLILLFTSISVLLVGASIASLLYLNYTMNKLSDSLYSDVYQNSELILNADRDLYQAAIALQTSVSSNITAEQRSVLSQEFEDNNAQAQQRISTASYNLDAVTIPYNGMKQSEQLLNALRAELKQFGISLEQWKEGGREVISERAQSGWNPDSFSLLALHTELNEVRSTLDNAEELIDSYARQVLLEFKNLKSSMFGVYSLFLFLLVLVIIYLCRRLISLQNEMLEEKSLYQLIGETMSDFIILTDPNGLILYASPSHTSVLGYVPSKGAPLSNYIREAEISWAKLKSVVQSTPRMSELRMRSSEGHWVWLETKVTPISGSRAFPAQFMLVSREITQRKQYEERLHKLAFYDHLTAIPNRAHFKMYMENLISQPEERRQEIALALLDCDRFKQLNDTLGHLAGDEFLQLLSRELQQTVKGSGQAFRIGGDEFAVVLHRFTNPEMLDEMLQRLLQLFNKSWSVNKGSSFHTSASIGVALYPQHGSSINELLRAADLAMYRSKNHGGNEANLYSLTVDEPYTNQPKG; this is translated from the coding sequence ATGGCATTTTTTTCCGAAAACTCGAGTACACGCAGATTGATCCTTCTATTCACCTCCATCTCCGTTCTTCTGGTCGGCGCAAGCATCGCCTCCCTGCTGTACCTGAACTATACGATGAACAAATTATCGGACTCCTTATATAGCGATGTTTACCAGAATTCCGAGCTGATTCTTAATGCCGACCGTGATCTGTATCAGGCTGCCATCGCACTGCAGACTTCGGTAAGCAGTAATATTACAGCGGAGCAGCGGAGTGTGCTGTCCCAGGAATTCGAGGATAATAATGCCCAGGCCCAGCAGCGGATCAGCACTGCCAGCTACAATCTGGATGCGGTAACCATCCCTTATAATGGCATGAAGCAAAGTGAGCAGCTGCTCAATGCGCTGAGGGCTGAGCTGAAACAATTCGGGATTTCACTGGAGCAATGGAAGGAGGGCGGCCGGGAAGTGATCTCAGAGCGGGCTCAGAGCGGCTGGAATCCTGACTCATTCTCCCTCCTGGCGCTTCATACGGAGCTGAACGAAGTCCGCTCTACGCTGGATAATGCCGAAGAGCTGATTGACAGCTATGCCCGGCAGGTCCTGCTTGAGTTCAAGAACCTCAAAAGCTCCATGTTCGGTGTCTATTCATTATTCCTGTTCCTTCTGGTGCTGGTTATCATTTATCTCTGCCGCAGGCTGATCTCACTGCAGAACGAAATGCTGGAGGAGAAATCACTCTATCAGCTGATCGGTGAAACGATGTCCGATTTCATTATCCTTACCGACCCTAACGGGCTGATCCTGTATGCCTCGCCCTCCCATACCAGTGTACTGGGCTATGTGCCAAGCAAGGGGGCACCGCTCTCCAACTATATCCGTGAAGCCGAGATTTCCTGGGCCAAGCTGAAGAGCGTTGTCCAGTCTACTCCACGGATGTCCGAGCTGCGGATGCGTTCTTCGGAAGGACACTGGGTGTGGCTGGAGACCAAAGTAACCCCGATTTCCGGCAGCCGGGCTTTTCCGGCACAGTTCATGCTTGTCTCACGGGAGATTACGCAGCGTAAGCAATACGAGGAACGGCTGCATAAGCTGGCCTTTTATGATCATCTGACAGCCATTCCCAACCGTGCCCATTTCAAAATGTATATGGAGAATCTGATCAGCCAGCCGGAGGAACGCAGACAGGAGATTGCCCTGGCCCTGCTGGATTGCGACAGATTCAAACAGCTCAATGATACCCTTGGCCATCTGGCGGGGGATGAGTTCCTCCAATTGCTCTCACGGGAGCTGCAGCAGACGGTCAAAGGCTCCGGCCAGGCTTTCCGGATCGGCGGCGACGAATTTGCAGTTGTCCTGCACCGTTTTACTAACCCGGAAATGCTGGATGAAATGCTGCAGCGCCTGCTGCAGCTGTTCAATAAATCGTGGTCAGTCAACAAAGGCTCCAGCTTTCACACCTCTGCCAGCATTGGCGTAGCCCTCTACCCGCAGCATGGCAGCAGCATCAATGAATTGCTCCGTGCCGCTGACCTGGCGATGTACCGCTCCAAGAATCATGGCGGCAATGAAGCTAACTTATACAGCCTGACCGTCGATGAACCGTATACCAATCAGCCCAAGGGTTAA
- the pulA gene encoding type I pullulanase, whose translation MSSNYISAESVIETYEGKDLGLSYTPQCSIFKVWAPTAFAVSLVLYATGGNGIVSRSGDYRDGGRIINMRRSDGGVWEITVSGDLKGKYYMYRAVFADGTINEAADPYATAVSANGVRTAIVDLQDSNPEGWELDRSPVLPHPADAVIYELHVRDFSAHESSGLKHKGKFKAFTETGLKDSAGLALGIDHLAELGITHVHLLPVFDYQTVDELSVPGEAPRSPLFTDYNWGYDPQHYNVPEGSYSTDPADPLTRIREFKEMVQALHSRGISVIMDVVYNHTYSIEQGPFQPLVPDYFYRHDYSGRLSDGSGVGNELATELPMVRKYIKDSLAYWAAEYHIDGFRFDLMGLMDSVTMRELTEQLRLEINPSLLLYGEPWTGGESPLASKTLKGVQRGKGYAVFNDHFRSAIKGDSDGWGKGFVTGEYGKEGAVASGIKGAIHEFTDSPVETVNYVTAHDNLNLWDKIIATQGLRHEARLPELENGRLRGGGDLEAALEQADPYFGVDPLDVLDNETVRRSLLANGIILTSQGVPFLQAGDELLRSKFGDHNSYRSPDCINAIRWENKKRFLPVYQYYKGLIGLRRSHPAFRLHGRQAIERSLEFLRCEDGVVAYMLKNHAGGDVWSNIVVIFNANMGSVMQSLPETSGCWNIVVDHTHAGSEAFRQAEGGSVEVAGLSMMVLYDKYGEAGPRSKIVEVHYERPDGDYRGWNLWVWGTGIQDGQQDFRHMEDGHAVARIEVLPGTASIGYILRLNDWEEKDGSGDRFIDCSGIEEPVKVMVSERQQALAGSADETLPMIS comes from the coding sequence ATGAGCAGTAATTATATAAGTGCAGAATCAGTGATTGAAACATATGAAGGTAAAGACTTAGGGTTATCGTATACTCCGCAGTGCAGCATATTCAAAGTATGGGCACCGACAGCATTTGCCGTCTCGCTTGTCTTGTATGCCACTGGCGGCAACGGAATAGTGTCCCGCAGCGGGGATTACAGGGACGGCGGCCGGATTATCAATATGCGCCGCAGCGACGGTGGAGTCTGGGAGATTACAGTCTCCGGGGATCTCAAGGGCAAGTACTACATGTACCGTGCGGTATTTGCGGACGGGACGATCAATGAGGCCGCAGACCCGTATGCCACGGCCGTGTCGGCTAACGGCGTGCGGACTGCCATTGTAGATCTGCAGGACAGTAATCCGGAAGGCTGGGAACTTGACCGTTCTCCGGTACTTCCGCATCCGGCTGATGCCGTAATCTACGAGCTGCATGTCCGTGATTTCTCGGCGCATGAGAGCTCCGGCCTGAAGCACAAAGGGAAGTTCAAGGCATTTACGGAGACCGGATTGAAGGATTCCGCCGGGCTGGCACTGGGCATTGACCACCTGGCTGAGCTGGGGATTACTCATGTGCATCTGCTGCCGGTATTTGATTATCAGACGGTGGATGAGCTTAGCGTGCCGGGTGAAGCCCCGCGGTCGCCGCTGTTCACAGATTATAACTGGGGTTATGACCCCCAGCACTACAATGTGCCTGAAGGCTCTTACAGCACCGATCCGGCGGATCCGTTAACCCGCATCCGTGAATTTAAGGAGATGGTGCAGGCGCTGCACAGCCGCGGAATTTCGGTCATTATGGATGTGGTCTATAATCATACGTATTCAATTGAACAAGGCCCGTTCCAGCCGCTGGTGCCGGATTATTTCTACCGCCATGATTACAGCGGACGGCTCTCGGACGGTTCTGGAGTCGGGAATGAGCTGGCGACAGAGCTGCCGATGGTCCGCAAATATATTAAGGACTCCTTAGCCTACTGGGCTGCGGAGTACCATATTGACGGGTTCCGTTTTGACCTCATGGGGCTGATGGACAGTGTAACAATGCGTGAGCTCACTGAGCAGCTGCGTCTGGAGATTAATCCGAGCCTGCTGCTCTACGGGGAGCCTTGGACCGGCGGAGAATCTCCGCTGGCTTCCAAGACCCTGAAGGGCGTACAGCGCGGCAAAGGATATGCCGTCTTCAATGATCATTTCCGCTCGGCCATTAAGGGTGACAGTGACGGCTGGGGCAAGGGCTTCGTGACGGGTGAATACGGCAAGGAAGGGGCGGTAGCCTCCGGAATTAAAGGGGCCATCCATGAATTTACCGATTCGCCTGTGGAGACTGTGAACTATGTAACTGCGCATGATAATCTGAATTTGTGGGATAAAATTATCGCCACCCAGGGTCTGCGCCATGAAGCCCGACTGCCGGAGCTGGAGAACGGAAGACTGCGGGGCGGCGGCGATCTGGAAGCCGCACTGGAGCAGGCCGATCCCTATTTCGGTGTGGATCCGCTGGATGTGCTGGACAATGAGACGGTACGCCGCTCTCTGCTGGCCAACGGTATTATCCTTACTTCGCAGGGAGTGCCGTTCCTGCAGGCTGGCGATGAGCTGCTGCGCAGCAAATTCGGTGACCATAACAGCTACCGCAGCCCTGACTGCATTAATGCAATCCGCTGGGAGAACAAGAAGAGGTTCCTTCCGGTGTATCAATATTATAAGGGTCTGATCGGGCTGCGGCGGAGCCATCCGGCATTCCGTCTGCATGGACGGCAGGCAATTGAGCGCTCGCTGGAATTTCTCCGCTGTGAGGACGGTGTGGTAGCCTATATGCTGAAGAATCATGCCGGCGGAGATGTCTGGAGCAATATCGTTGTGATCTTCAATGCCAATATGGGATCTGTAATGCAGAGTCTTCCTGAAACATCAGGCTGCTGGAATATTGTAGTCGATCATACCCATGCCGGGTCTGAGGCATTCCGGCAAGCCGAGGGCGGCAGCGTAGAGGTTGCCGGCTTGTCGATGATGGTTCTGTACGATAAATACGGTGAGGCCGGTCCGCGGTCGAAGATAGTAGAGGTTCATTATGAACGGCCGGACGGGGATTACCGCGGCTGGAACCTCTGGGTCTGGGGCACAGGCATTCAGGATGGCCAGCAGGACTTCCGGCACATGGAGGATGGTCATGCAGTAGCGCGGATTGAAGTGCTCCCCGGTACTGCTTCAATCGGATATATTCTGCGGCTTAATGACTGGGAAGAGAAGGACGGAAGCGGTGACCGCTTCATCGACTGCTCCGGCATTGAAGAGCCGGTGAAGGTGATGGTCAGTGAACGCCAGCAGGCGCTTGCAGGCAGTGCGGACGAAACGCTGCCGATGATCAGCTAG
- a CDS encoding MFS transporter, producing MNKYSASQIYLFMVFMMSLASSTIFTTYSIYYVTELGLSPFQLVLVGTVLEITVLVFEGITGVVADTYSRKLSVIIGMLVLGCAFILEGSIIWIMKLPELLPAFGWLLMSQILFGLGWTFVSGADTAWIVDELEGEETGKLFMRSKRFALSASLLGIAASTGLSVISPNLPFLTGGVVYLLLGLLLIRYMQETGFTRREREPHSSPLREMGRTWVSGASVLRQHPLLLLLTVVTLFNGAASEGYDRLWQIHLIEGVGFPDTALSMAAWFGLISAAGVLLGLAAVYFAEKTNELQHERKVSALLFILATVRMCCIVLLALAPDFWAAVAVVLALGVIQSISDPVYTTWLNAKLPGKNRATLLSMISQSDALGQSAGGPVVGYIGSRVSVRASLLTAGVLLLPVIALYGKVTRKR from the coding sequence TTGAACAAATATAGTGCATCACAGATTTATTTGTTTATGGTGTTCATGATGTCACTGGCCAGCAGCACCATATTCACAACCTACAGCATTTATTATGTAACCGAGCTAGGCTTAAGCCCGTTCCAGCTTGTGCTGGTCGGCACGGTTCTGGAAATTACAGTGTTAGTATTCGAAGGAATCACTGGTGTTGTCGCTGATACCTACAGCCGCAAGCTGTCTGTCATCATCGGGATGCTCGTGCTGGGCTGCGCTTTTATATTGGAGGGGAGCATCATCTGGATTATGAAGCTTCCGGAATTGCTGCCTGCCTTTGGCTGGCTGCTGATGTCACAAATACTGTTCGGCCTTGGCTGGACCTTTGTCAGCGGAGCCGATACGGCCTGGATTGTAGACGAGCTGGAGGGAGAAGAGACCGGAAAGCTGTTTATGCGGTCCAAAAGATTTGCACTCAGTGCCTCTCTGCTTGGCATTGCAGCCAGCACTGGACTCTCTGTAATCTCACCGAACCTGCCATTTCTGACGGGCGGGGTCGTCTATCTTCTGCTGGGTCTGCTACTGATCCGGTACATGCAGGAGACAGGGTTCACCCGCCGGGAGCGCGAGCCTCACTCCTCGCCCTTGCGTGAGATGGGCAGAACCTGGGTAAGCGGTGCCTCTGTACTCCGGCAGCATCCGCTGCTTCTGCTGCTTACCGTTGTAACATTGTTTAACGGGGCTGCGTCTGAAGGATATGACCGGCTGTGGCAAATTCATCTCATCGAAGGAGTAGGCTTTCCGGATACCGCCTTATCCATGGCGGCCTGGTTTGGGCTGATCAGCGCAGCAGGTGTACTGCTGGGGCTGGCCGCTGTTTATTTTGCCGAAAAAACTAATGAACTGCAACATGAACGAAAGGTTTCAGCACTGCTGTTCATTCTGGCCACTGTCCGTATGTGCTGTATCGTGCTGCTGGCGCTTGCACCGGACTTCTGGGCGGCAGTCGCTGTGGTGCTGGCTCTGGGCGTAATCCAGTCCATCAGTGATCCGGTCTATACCACCTGGCTGAATGCTAAGCTTCCGGGTAAGAACCGGGCTACCCTGCTGTCGATGATCAGCCAGTCAGATGCTCTTGGGCAAAGTGCCGGAGGACCGGTTGTAGGCTACATCGGCAGCCGCGTGTCTGTCAGAGCATCACTGCTTACGGCAGGTGTTCTCCTCCTTCCGGTTATAGCGTTGTACGGTAAAGTAACACGCAAACGCTAG
- a CDS encoding HPr family phosphocarrier protein, whose translation MQTTFRIIDEDGIHARPATALVNTATKFKGTEAFAEAKGKKVTLKSILGVLSLGLEAGDTLTLITEGSEEAEALSALTEIMVKEGLGEVHE comes from the coding sequence ATGCAAACAACTTTCAGAATTATTGACGAAGACGGAATTCACGCACGCCCGGCAACAGCCCTGGTAAATACAGCTACAAAATTCAAAGGCACTGAAGCATTCGCAGAAGCCAAAGGTAAAAAAGTAACCCTTAAATCTATCCTGGGCGTTCTGTCCCTGGGCCTTGAAGCCGGAGACACCCTGACCCTGATTACTGAAGGCAGCGAAGAAGCAGAAGCTTTGAGCGCACTGACAGAGATTATGGTTAAAGAAGGGCTGGGAGAAGTTCATGAGTAA